The DNA sequence CATGTATTGCGCTTCGGCCAGGCCCGTGAGGTCGGCGAAGAGGCGGCCGTCCTGCGGCAAGGCGCCGTTGTGGATGCGCATCACCTCGCGGCCCAGCGCATCCACCAGCCATACCCGCACATGTTCCTGGCCGGCACCCTTCAGGTGTACCACCAGCAGTGACGCCGTGGGGTTGGGGTAGACGGACACGATCGAAGGCCCATCGTTATCGGGCACACCGGTGGGGCCACCCAGCACCTCGAAACGCCACCAGCCCTGCGGCGCGGTGATGGGGCGTGCGATGGTCTTGCCGCTGTTGGCCGTGGCGTGCAGGTAGTAGTAGACCATGGTGCCCACCGGATGCGCGGGAATGGCCGCCGCCCAGTTGTTGCCGCCAGCGGGTGCCATGGGCACGGCGTTGTATCCCTGCAGCGTATCGATGGACCAGTGCAGCGTGGCGTTCGCGATGCCGCTCTTGTGGCGGATGTAGGCGCTCACCGGATAAGGCATGGCCGTTTCGTAGGTGTCCTGCAGGCTCTTGTGCTTGATCAGCAGCGGATCGCGCACACCGAGGTTCTTCGTGATGCAGTGGATGGCCCCGCTGGCGCTGATGATGTTCGCGTCGGCGTTGTCGCAATCGATCCCCACCACTTTGTAGCCCGGCATGTATTCACGCCACAACCGGAGACCCACGGTGTCCACCTCCTCACGGTAGGTGGGTACCAGGATCAGCTTGTTGATGAAGATGGCATTCGCGAAAGTGCGGTAGGACGCCTGCGGCGGCCATTGCCCGCCCACGCTGGGCACCATGGGGATGCGCAGGATCTCGTAGGGCTCTCCGAAGGTGTTCACGTAGTTGTTCTGGATGAAGGCGATGTTGGCCTCCAGCGTGGGGCCGTCGCTCACGCCCACCGGGAACTCCCCGATCAACAGCCGTTCCTCATCCAACAGCTTCATGTGCATGTCGATGTGGCTGATGTTGTCGAAGGGCAGCTCGTTCATCTTCACATACGGCGAGATCCCCATCCAGGTGTTCATCAGCGTGTTCACCTGCGCAGGCGTCTTGTTGGTGATGTTGAAATCACCCTGCGGACCGTTCTCCATATCAACCAACTTGCTGGAGAAGCCGATGCCGAAACCGTCAGCCATGAAATTGCCACCGGTATGCACCAGGTCGTTGGGCGCGGCGGTGGAACTGAACACGGCGATGTTCTTCAGTGTGCCGATGTTGTCGCTGAGCACGTCATCCTGCGGGCGCGGACGGTTGTAGATCCAATCCATCAGCACCAGGCTGTCCACCTCGTTGAAGTACATCGTCTCCGGGCCGTAGTCGCGGATCCATACGCTGTTGGTGGCCGCCACATGGAAGGTGATGTTGTTGAAGTTCGGCAGCGGTGGGCCACCGCCGTTGTTGGCATTGAGGTAGCTCTGCACGTTGGCCACGGAATTGGTGCCGCTGCTGGCGCATACGATGATCACTTCGCACTGCTCCTTGGCGTGCCGCACGATCTGCTTCAGGATCACCGGATAGCTGCGCCAGGTGATCACCAGGCTCATCACCTCCTCCCATTCACCGGCGGTGCGCACCGGTTGGTTCGGCGGGGTGGTGATGCCCTTGGCCGCGCCTTCGCGACTCGCGCGGTAACCGGGGATCAATTCATACTCGTGCGGCGCCATGTGGCGCGGCAGGTCGATCTCCTGCTCCTGCGCCAGGATCGGCGCGGCCAGCAGGATGGACAGCAGGGTGAGGAGGGCAGGTTTCCGTAGCATGGTTCCTTGAGGTTGAGCGCAAGTTAGCAGGACGCTCCTGAAGCCATGGGACCTGTCTCCCGCCTGGCTTGGGATCCGGACCCGCCGTTCCATGGGCAGGGGTCTTGCCTCCTATTCCCCTCGGCCCGTGTCCACCACCCCGGCCATGCGGCGGTCAGGCAGGTCCAGCGAGCGCAACTGGCGGTACAGGCCGGTGACATCCCTGACGTAGTGGAACACCTGGCTGCCGTCGCAATAGCCGTTGCGCATGTTGGGCAGCATGAAGTAGCGCGGTTTGGCCTTCAGCAGGATGGCCCGCTCCACATGATGCTCCCACCGGTCGGGGTCCAGGCCCAGACTTTCGGCCAGGCGCTGCGCATCTATGATATGGCCGGGTCCGGCGTTGTAGGACCCGAGCACGAAACGCAGGCGCTGTTCTCGATCGGGCACGGCACGCATCCACATGGTGTCCAACTTGTTCAGGTAGCGCACCGCGGCCGCCACATGGTCGCTCATGGCGCTGGAACTGTCCAGGCCCAACTTGCGGCCCGTGCGCGGCATGATCTGCATGATGCCCTGCGCACCCATGCGGGAGGTGACGGTGCTGTCGAAGCGTGATTCGCGGTAGGCCATGGCGGCGAGCAGTTCCCAGCCCCAGCGCATGCCGCCGGCGTGCAGGCGGAAGGCCTCATCGAAGGGCGAAATGCTGTCGTTCTCCACCGGGATGCGCTTGCGCATGGCGATAGGACCGGGCTTGCCCGGCGGGCGCCCATAGACCTTGAAGAATTGCGCGTGCGCCTCGCGTTCGTCCGGGTCTTCCAACCATTCGTCCAAGGCTTCCAGCAGCCCTTTCGCGTTGCG is a window from the Flavobacteriales bacterium genome containing:
- a CDS encoding agmatine deiminase family protein, translating into MLRKPALLTLLSILLAAPILAQEQEIDLPRHMAPHEYELIPGYRASREGAAKGITTPPNQPVRTAGEWEEVMSLVITWRSYPVILKQIVRHAKEQCEVIIVCASSGTNSVANVQSYLNANNGGGPPLPNFNNITFHVAATNSVWIRDYGPETMYFNEVDSLVLMDWIYNRPRPQDDVLSDNIGTLKNIAVFSSTAAPNDLVHTGGNFMADGFGIGFSSKLVDMENGPQGDFNITNKTPAQVNTLMNTWMGISPYVKMNELPFDNISHIDMHMKLLDEERLLIGEFPVGVSDGPTLEANIAFIQNNYVNTFGEPYEILRIPMVPSVGGQWPPQASYRTFANAIFINKLILVPTYREEVDTVGLRLWREYMPGYKVVGIDCDNADANIISASGAIHCITKNLGVRDPLLIKHKSLQDTYETAMPYPVSAYIRHKSGIANATLHWSIDTLQGYNAVPMAPAGGNNWAAAIPAHPVGTMVYYYLHATANSGKTIARPITAPQGWWRFEVLGGPTGVPDNDGPSIVSVYPNPTASLLVVHLKGAGQEHVRVWLVDALGREVMRIHNGALPQDGRLFADLTGLAEAQYMLVVENAQGRTTHRVAKH